Proteins from one Esox lucius isolate fEsoLuc1 chromosome 19, fEsoLuc1.pri, whole genome shotgun sequence genomic window:
- the slc7a10b gene encoding asc-type amino acid transporter 1, translated as MVADMDGENRKRSICSRQEPLAAQKIVKDGNNKRDEIPDRVTLKKEIGLLSACTIIIGNIIGSGIFISPKGVLEHSGSVGLALIVWVLGGCIAALGSLCYAELGVTIPKSGGDYSYVTEIFGGLVGFLLLWSAVLIMYPTTLAVIALTFSNYVLQPVFPDCLPPYMATRLLSTVCLLFLTWVNCSSVRLATRIQDVFTVGKLAALGLIIVVGLVQICKGNYEGLTPQVAFEFSRTPSVGQVALAFLQASFAFSGWNFLNYVTEEVVEPRRNLPRAIYISIPLVTFVYTLTNIAYFSAMSPEELLSSNAVAVTFGEKLLGMFSVIMPISVALSTFGGINGYLFTSSRLCFSGAREGHLPSLLAMIHFKNCTPIPALLCCCTATIVILCIGETHNLINYVSFINYLSYGVTIAGLLYYRWKKPKLYRPIKVNLLVPVSYLLFWALLLGFSLYSEPVVCGVGLVIMLTGVPVYFLGVHWKTKPKCIYDFIESATYVAQRLCFVVFPQFDPIEISPIEEWPNKSSDTLSGNS; from the exons ATGGTTGCAGACATGGATGGAGAAAATCGGAAAAGAAGTATCTGCTCACGGCAAGAGCCGCTGGCTGCACAGAAGATCGTGAAAGATGGGAACAACAAGCGTGACGAAATCCCTGATAGAGTGACTCTCAAAAAAGAAATAGGACTTTTAAGCGCCTGTACAATAATCATAG GTAACATAATTGGTTCTGGAATCTTCATCTCACCTAAGGGGGTTCTAGAGCACTCGGGTTCTGTGGGTCTAGCATTGATCGTGTGGGTACTAGGGGGATGCATAGCTGCCCTGGGTTCACTCTGTTATGCTGAGCTGGGGGTCACCATACCCAAGTCGGGGGGGGACTATTCCTATGTCACAGAAATATTTGGAGGCCTGGTTGG GTTTCTTCTCCTATGGAGTGCGGTGCTGATCATGTACCCCACCACCCTGGCCGTCATCGCCCTCACCTTCTCCAACTATGTGCTGCAACCTGTCTTTCCCGACTGTCTCCCTCCCTACATGGCCACACGTCTGCTGTCAACAGTCTGCCTGT TGTTCCTGACCTGGGTGAACTGCTCCAGTGTGCGCCTGGCCACCAGGATCCAGGATGTCTTCACGGTGGGAAAGCTGGCTGCCCTGGGTCTCATCATAGTTGTTGGCCTAGTGCAGATCTGCAAGG GCAACTATGAGGGCCTGACGCCTCAGGTGGCCTTTGAGTTCAGCAGAACGCCGTCGGTCGGACAGGTCGCTCTGGCTTTCCTCCAGGCCTCTTTCGCCTTCAGTGGATGGAACTTCCTGAACTACGTCACAGAGGAAGTGGTTGAGCCGCGACG GAACCTACCTCGTGCCATTTACATCTCCATCCCATTGGTGACCTTTGTGTACACGCTCACCAACATCGCCTACTTCTCCGCCATGTCGCCCGAGGAGCTGCTCTCATCCAACGCTGTGGCCGTT ACGTTTGGAGAGAAGCTCCTGGGAATGTTCTCCGTCATCATGCCCATCTCTGTGGCGTTGTCCACATTCGGAGGAATCAACGGCTACCTGTTCACATCCTCAAG ATTGTGTTTCTCTGGAGCCAGAGAGGGACATCTACCTAGCCTGCTGGCAATGATCCATTTTAAGAATTGTACCCCCATCCCAGCTCTCCTGTGCTGC tgtaCAGCCACTATAGTGATTCTGTGCATAGGAGAGACCCACAACCTGATAAACTATGTGTCCTTCATCAACTACCTCTCCTATGGAGTCACCATCGCAGGCCTGTTATATTACAGATGGAAGAAGCCCAAACTTTACAGACCAATTAAG GTAAACCTGCTTGTCCCTGTAAGCTACCTGCTGTTCTGGGCCCTGTTGTTGGGCTTCAGCCTGTACTCTGAGCCAGTGGTGTGTGGCGTTGGCCTGGTCATCATGCTTACTGGAGTGCCGGTCTACTTTCTAGGGGTGCACTGGAAAACAAAGCCAAAGTGTATCTACGACTTCATTG AATCAGCGACTTATGTGGCACAGAGACTGTGTTTCGTGGTCTTTCCCCAGTTCGACCCCATCGAGATCAGTCCAATTGAAGAATGGCCCAACAAATCATCTGACACTCTCTCTGGGAATTCTTAA
- the faap24 gene encoding Fanconi anemia core complex-associated protein 24 produces the protein MEIKPPVLVNAVPPYGHVIAHEKWRDSVLVQSLKGTGNVKTIFEEELGVVDFHLSNKSCILYVSETDIVAGNNYKRKLVRFRNANSSLQGIVVVEKTRLSEQYFPAMQKFVVFELGLTLLPVASQLEASQLLTQIVHGESKDNPFRRKSVSRLLDPLVMSLVQQIPGVGKVKARALLQHFCSIHQLCSAETHELEPIVGQATAQSISNFFHNPLV, from the exons ATGGAGATAAAACCTCCTGTTCTTGTGAATGCAGTACCCCCGTATGGCCATGTTATTGCCCACGAGAAGTGGAGAGATTCAGTTCTTGTACAAAGTTTGAAAG GTACTGGAAATGTGAAAACGATCTTTGAAGAAGAACTTGGCGTGGTGGATTTTCATCTGTCCAACAAGAGCTGCATCTTGTATGTCTCTGAAACTGACATTGTGGCTGGAAACAACTACAAAAGAAAACTAGTTCGGTTTAGAAAT GCCAACAGCAGCCTTCAGGGCATTGTTGTAGTGGAAAAGACCCGGCTCAGTGAACAGTACTTTCCTGCAATGCAAAAGTTTGTGGTGTTTGAGCTGGGCCTGACACTGCTACCTGTCGCCAGCCAGCTAGAAGCATCCCAGCTACTCACACAAATA GTGCATGGAGAGAGTAAAGACAACCCGTTCCGCAGGAAGAGTGTGTCTCGGCTGCTGGATCCCCTGGTCATGTCCCTGGTTCAGCAGATCCCTGGGGTTGGAAAGGTCAAAGCCAGGGCCCTGCTTCAGCACTTTTGCAGTATTCACCAGCTGTGCAGTGCAGAGACCCATGAACTGGAGCCCATAGTAGGCCAGGCCACAGCTCAGTCCATAAGCAACTTCTTCCACAACCCATTAGTTTGA